GATTGGCGAGATCGTGGGCCTGAGTGAACTTCAGGTGCGCGAGCTGCGCAAAACGGCCAAAGCCCTGCCCGTGTACAAGACGGTGGACACCTGCGCCGCCGAATTCGAGGCGTTCACCCCCTACCACTACTCCACCTACGAGTGGGAGGACGAGGTGAAGGCCACCGACAAGCCCAAGGTCGTGATTCTGGGCAGCGGCCCCAACCGCATTGGGCAGGGTGTGGAATTCGATTACGCCACTGTCCATGCCGTCTGGGCGCTGCAAGAAGCCGGGTACGAAACGATCATGGTCAACTCGAACCCCGAGACGGTCAGCACCGACTATGACACGGCCGACCGCCTGTACTTCGAGCCGCTGACCTTTGAAGACGTGATGAACATTGTGGAACACGAGCAGCCGGTGGGCGTGATCGTGCAGCTAGGCGGGCAGACGCCACTGAAGCTGGCCAAGAAGCTAGCCGACGCGGGTGCGCCCATAATCGGCACCAGCCCCGAGACCATCCACGAGGCCGAAGACCGCGCCTCCTTCAACGCGCTGTGCGAGCGGCTGGGCCTGCCGCAACCGAAAGGCAAGGTGGCCGAAACCCCAGATCAGGCCACGGCCCTGGCCACCGAACTGGGCTTCCCGCTGATGGCCCGTCCCTCCTACGTGCTGGGAGGCCGCGCCATGCGCACCGTGCGGAGTATGGAGGAGCTGACCACCTACCTGAACGAGGTCTACGCCGCTGTGGAGGGCCAGCCCAGCATTCTCCTCGACCAGTTCTTGGAAGGGGCGCTGGAACTGGACGTAGACACGCTGTGTGACGGCCAGACGGCCGTGGTCGCCGGCATCATGGAGCACGTGGAAGCCGCCGGGGTGCATTCCGGCGACAGCGCCTGCATCCTGCCACCCGTGAATCTGAGCCCTGACCTGCTGGCCCGCGTGAAGGCCGACACCGAACGCCTGGCGCTGGAACTGGGCGTGAAGGGCCTGATGAACGTGCAGTGGGCGGTGAAGGACGGCACTGCGTACATTCTGGAAGCCAACCCGCGCGCCAGCCGCACGGTGCCGTTCGTGTCCAAGGCCGTGAACCATCCCCTCGCCAAGAGTGCGGCGCGCATTGCCGTGGGGCACACGCTGGCGCAGATTGGCCTGACCGAAACGCCCACGCCGGGCATGTACTCGGTCAAGGAAGTGCACCTGCCATTCCTGAAATTTGCGGGCGTGGTGCCGGTGCTGGGGCCAGAGATGAAAAGCACGGGCGAGAGCATGGGCATTGACGCCGACCCCTACCGCGCCTTTTACCGCGCGCAGATTGGCGCGAAGAACTACCTGCCCACCCAGGGCACAGCGCTGGTGATGGGCGACGGGCTGGATGACGTAGCGAAAGCGCTACAAGAGGCTGGGTTGACTGTGATTCGGGAGCAGAACGGCGATGAGCTGCCTGCCCTGCTGATTGACACCACTAGCAGCCAACTGCTGAGAACGGCCCTGGAACGTGGCGTGCCGATTGTCAGCACGAAAGAAGGGGCCGAGTGGACGGCGAAGGCGATTGCCGCCGTGAAGGGTGAGGTGCTGGGCGTGCAGAGCTTGCAGGAGTGGATCAACGCCTAAGCTGGATTCTAGAAAAGAGGGCGCCCTGTGGCGCCTTCTTTCGCTGTTGTAGGCATGATGGAACGGTACGTTAGCGCCACTGTGCCTCTCTTGCGCCTCCGCTTTTTCTTCGACACCGGCTCTGGCACATGCCTGTGGGCAGGCAACACGGCCACG
The Deinococcus betulae DNA segment above includes these coding regions:
- the carB gene encoding carbamoyl-phosphate synthase large subunit encodes the protein MPKRTDLQTILILGSGPIQIGQAAEFDYSGTQALKALKKEGYRVVLVNSNPATIMTDPDLADATYLEPLTPEFVRKVIEKERPDALLPTLGGQTALNLAMDLNADGTLEEFGVELIGANAAAIKKGEDREEFQAAMKKIGVETAKGQMVHSMEEAVEYQKEIGLPIVIRPSFTLGGTGGGIAHTYEDFLKITEGGLRDSPVTSVLLEESILGWKEYELEVMRDTADTVVIITSIENFDPMGVHTGDSITVAPAQTLSDVEYQRLRDQSLAIIREIGVDTGGSNIQFAVNPQDGRVIVIEMNPRVSRSSALASKATGFPIAKIAALLAVGYHLDELKNDITLSTPASFEPSIDYVVTKIPRFAFEKFPGSSDALGTQMRSVGEVMAIGRTFKESLQKALRSVESDVRGAFAAMSDADLRGLLYGNPRRLEAVLELLRRGEGVDALFDATKIDPWFLAQLKEITDAEKELSDLGPIAEWKYEIWREVKRLGFSDARIGEIVGLSELQVRELRKTAKALPVYKTVDTCAAEFEAFTPYHYSTYEWEDEVKATDKPKVVILGSGPNRIGQGVEFDYATVHAVWALQEAGYETIMVNSNPETVSTDYDTADRLYFEPLTFEDVMNIVEHEQPVGVIVQLGGQTPLKLAKKLADAGAPIIGTSPETIHEAEDRASFNALCERLGLPQPKGKVAETPDQATALATELGFPLMARPSYVLGGRAMRTVRSMEELTTYLNEVYAAVEGQPSILLDQFLEGALELDVDTLCDGQTAVVAGIMEHVEAAGVHSGDSACILPPVNLSPDLLARVKADTERLALELGVKGLMNVQWAVKDGTAYILEANPRASRTVPFVSKAVNHPLAKSAARIAVGHTLAQIGLTETPTPGMYSVKEVHLPFLKFAGVVPVLGPEMKSTGESMGIDADPYRAFYRAQIGAKNYLPTQGTALVMGDGLDDVAKALQEAGLTVIREQNGDELPALLIDTTSSQLLRTALERGVPIVSTKEGAEWTAKAIAAVKGEVLGVQSLQEWINA